A genomic region of Solanum dulcamara chromosome 2, daSolDulc1.2, whole genome shotgun sequence contains the following coding sequences:
- the LOC129880719 gene encoding uncharacterized protein LOC129880719 isoform X1, with amino-acid sequence MAAKKRSSRVGSTSSSSHRSEAFKPVKSQTNGHRRLTISLCILFFIISLLIYCQRYYYPAATTVVDAEKPYVYQRGLVKIDSTYSEILNENSKVSENISRRHFRNPVLAYITPWNSKGYDLAKKFSSKITHLSPVWYELKNEGTKLVLHGRHNADRGWISDTRMKGNALILPRVVLEAIPVDLLKKKRLREKTINLIIMECKEMEYDGIVLESWSRWVAHGILHNSDMRNLALQFIKQLGEAMHSVHLERNGKTNLQLVYVIGPPRTDKLQEHDFGPEDLQALYDAVDGFSLMTYDHSSPYNPGPNAPLKWIRSTLHLLVGAGSKGRRLGEKIFVGINFYGNDFVMSAGLGGGPIIAHEYLSLLEQHKPIIQWEEKSAEHFFLYTDNQHVQHAVFYPTLMSLAMRLEEALSWGAGISIWEIGQGLEYFFDIL; translated from the exons TTGTGCATTCTGTTCTTCATCATTTCTTTACTAATTTACTGTCAAAGATACTACTACCCTGCTGCTACTACTGTTGTTGATGCTGAGAAGCCCTATGTTTACCAGCGTGGCCTTGTTAAAATCGATTCGACTTACAGTGAAATTCTCAAT GAGAATTCTAAAGTTTCGGAAAATATTAGTCGGAGGCATTTTCGAAATCCTGTTCTGGCCTATATTACTCCGTG GAATTCAAAAGGCTATGACCTGGCAAAGAAGTTCAGTTCTAAAATTACTCATCTGTCACCTGTTTGGTATGAACTGAAAAA TGAAGGAACTAAATTAGTTCTGCATGGAAGACATAATGCTGATAGAGGATGGATTTCAGACACCCGAATGAAAGGAAATGCTCTG ATTTTACCTAGGGTTGTCCTGGAGGCGATTCCGGTGGACTTGCTTAAGAAGAAGAGGCTTAGAGAGAAAACAATCAACCTTATCATAATGGAGTGCAA GGAAATGGAGTATGATGGTATTGTACTTGAGTCCTGGTCAAGATGGGTAGCTCATGGCATCTTGCATAATTCAGATATGAGAAATCTG GCATTGCAATTTATAAAGCAACTTGGAGAAGCTATGCATTCTGTGCACTTAGAAAGGAATGGCAAGACAAATCTGCAGTTAGTTTATGTGATAGGCCCACCGCGTACAGATAAGCTGCAGGAGCATGACTTTGGACCAGAAGATTTACAAGCCCTTTATGATGCTGTAGATGGTTTCTCTCTCATGACTTATGACCATTCAAGTCCTTATAATCCGGGTCCCAATGCACCTCTGAAGTGGATACGTTCTACCTTGCATCTTCTTGTGGGTGCTGGCAGCAAAGGCAGGAGATTGGGTGAAAAAATCTTTGTTGGGATCAACTTCTATGGCAACGATTTTGTCATGTCAGCAG GTTTAGGCGGGGGGCCTATCATAGCACACGAGTATCTCTCTTTGCTGGAGCAGCACAAGCCTATTATTCAGTGGGAGGAGAAAAGTGCTGAACATTTCTTCTTGTACACTGACAATCAGCATGTCCAGCATGCTGTATTCTACCCAACGCTCATGTCACTTGCAATGCGACTCGAGGAAGCTCTTTCATGGGGGGCAGGCATATCAATTTGGGAAATTGGTCAAGGTTTGGAAtacttttttgatattttgtag
- the LOC129880719 gene encoding uncharacterized protein LOC129880719 isoform X2, translating into MAAKKRSSRVGSTSSSSHRSEAFKPVKSQTNGHRRLTISLCILFFIISLLIYCQRYYYPAATTVVDAEKPYVYQRGLVKIDSTYSEILNENSKVSENISRRHFRNPVLAYITPWNSKGYDLAKKFSSKITHLSPVWYELKNEGTKLVLHGRHNADRGWISDTRMKGNALILPRVVLEAIPVDLLKKKRLREKTINLIIMECKEMEYDGIVLESWSRWVAHGILHNSDMRNLALQFIKQLGEAMHSVHLERNGKTNLQLVYVIGPPRTDKLQEHDFGPEDLQALYDAVDGFSLMTYDHSSPYNPGPNAPLKWIRSTLHLLVGAGSKGRRLGEKIFVGINFYGNDFVMSAGLGGGPIIAHEYLSLLEQHKPIIQWEEKSAEHFFLYTDNQHVQHAVFYPTLMSLAMRLEEALSWGAGISIWEIGQG; encoded by the exons TTGTGCATTCTGTTCTTCATCATTTCTTTACTAATTTACTGTCAAAGATACTACTACCCTGCTGCTACTACTGTTGTTGATGCTGAGAAGCCCTATGTTTACCAGCGTGGCCTTGTTAAAATCGATTCGACTTACAGTGAAATTCTCAAT GAGAATTCTAAAGTTTCGGAAAATATTAGTCGGAGGCATTTTCGAAATCCTGTTCTGGCCTATATTACTCCGTG GAATTCAAAAGGCTATGACCTGGCAAAGAAGTTCAGTTCTAAAATTACTCATCTGTCACCTGTTTGGTATGAACTGAAAAA TGAAGGAACTAAATTAGTTCTGCATGGAAGACATAATGCTGATAGAGGATGGATTTCAGACACCCGAATGAAAGGAAATGCTCTG ATTTTACCTAGGGTTGTCCTGGAGGCGATTCCGGTGGACTTGCTTAAGAAGAAGAGGCTTAGAGAGAAAACAATCAACCTTATCATAATGGAGTGCAA GGAAATGGAGTATGATGGTATTGTACTTGAGTCCTGGTCAAGATGGGTAGCTCATGGCATCTTGCATAATTCAGATATGAGAAATCTG GCATTGCAATTTATAAAGCAACTTGGAGAAGCTATGCATTCTGTGCACTTAGAAAGGAATGGCAAGACAAATCTGCAGTTAGTTTATGTGATAGGCCCACCGCGTACAGATAAGCTGCAGGAGCATGACTTTGGACCAGAAGATTTACAAGCCCTTTATGATGCTGTAGATGGTTTCTCTCTCATGACTTATGACCATTCAAGTCCTTATAATCCGGGTCCCAATGCACCTCTGAAGTGGATACGTTCTACCTTGCATCTTCTTGTGGGTGCTGGCAGCAAAGGCAGGAGATTGGGTGAAAAAATCTTTGTTGGGATCAACTTCTATGGCAACGATTTTGTCATGTCAGCAG GTTTAGGCGGGGGGCCTATCATAGCACACGAGTATCTCTCTTTGCTGGAGCAGCACAAGCCTATTATTCAGTGGGAGGAGAAAAGTGCTGAACATTTCTTCTTGTACACTGACAATCAGCATGTCCAGCATGCTGTATTCTACCCAACGCTCATGTCACTTGCAATGCGACTCGAGGAAGCTCTTTCATGGGGGGCAGGCATATCAATTTGGGAAATTGGTCAAG GATGA